A region from the Mya arenaria isolate MELC-2E11 chromosome 2, ASM2691426v1 genome encodes:
- the LOC128242413 gene encoding uncharacterized protein LOC128242413 isoform X1, with product MWLLYMMAAILAGLTCLEARRYRYCSEGCCPEEYCAYKLICYPKIHCSFGCPDGSCQQEICMPAKNCTMDTECGFAHACTFNYNLGYKSCQYNLEIGKTLCVDSHGNSLLKPVT from the exons ATGTGGCTTCTTTATATGATGGCAGCGATTCTAGCGGGATTAACTTGCTTGGAGGCTAGGAGG TACCGCTACTGCTCTGAGGGCTGTTGTCCGGAGGAATACTGTGCCTACAAGCTGATTTGCTACCCGAAAATCCACTGTTCATTTGGATGCCCCGACGGTAGTTGTCAGCAGGAGATCTGTATGCCAGCTAAAAATTGCACAATGGACACTGAATGCGGATTTGCACATGCGTGTACTTTTAACTATAATCTCGGATATAAATCCTGCCAGTACAATTTGGAAATTGGGAAAACACTTTGTGTAGATTCGCATGGAAATTCCCTACTTAAACCTGTAACTTGA
- the LOC128242413 gene encoding uncharacterized protein LOC128242413 isoform X2 → MWLLYMMAAILAGLTCLEARRYRYCSEGCCPEEYCAYKLICYPKIHCSFGCPDDNLAYKHRVNILKEYPRSNEMPQLGTKTIYDICFGLL, encoded by the exons ATGTGGCTTCTTTATATGATGGCAGCGATTCTAGCGGGATTAACTTGCTTGGAGGCTAGGAGG TACCGCTACTGCTCTGAGGGCTGTTGTCCGGAGGAATACTGTGCCTACAAGCTGATTTGCTACCCGAAAATCCACTGTTCATTTGGATGCCCCGACG ATAACCTCGCATACAAGCATCGGGTAAACATCTTGAAAGAATATCCGAGAAGTAACGAAATGCCGCAATTAGGGACAAAAACTATATATGATATCTGCTTTGGTTTATTGTAA